A portion of the Pseudarthrobacter sp. L1SW genome contains these proteins:
- a CDS encoding CPBP family intramembrane glutamic endopeptidase has protein sequence MPAYYLLTFAISWGGIAAIQGVGPVPMAVAVTAGPLGPAAACVLLTWLLHGKAGLRQLGIRLRTWPAGARWYAVALLAGPVVMAATAAAVTWAFPGFYPGFATPGELAFIVLAGVVVGIAVGSLEELGWTGFALPQLRRRYGVLATGLIMGMLWGAWHYPMFAGSADPSGAVPAALVVAVYLFAWLPPYRVLMVWVYDHTRSLPLAMMMHAPLSAAAFVLSFMAASGTGSGLALLVPPLAWGAAFWAIAAVVLLVRAARPPRKGTLAGTPQAMPDGNSPM, from the coding sequence GTGCCCGCCTACTATCTGCTGACCTTCGCAATCTCCTGGGGCGGGATAGCTGCCATCCAGGGTGTTGGGCCGGTACCGATGGCGGTCGCAGTGACGGCGGGCCCGCTTGGCCCGGCGGCCGCATGCGTCCTCCTCACCTGGCTCCTGCACGGAAAAGCAGGCCTGCGGCAACTCGGAATCCGCCTCCGTACCTGGCCGGCCGGTGCACGCTGGTATGCGGTCGCGCTCCTGGCCGGGCCCGTTGTCATGGCGGCGACCGCGGCTGCTGTCACATGGGCGTTCCCGGGTTTCTACCCGGGCTTCGCCACGCCCGGGGAGCTGGCCTTTATCGTGCTGGCCGGAGTGGTGGTGGGAATCGCGGTCGGCAGCCTGGAAGAGCTCGGCTGGACAGGCTTTGCACTGCCGCAGCTTCGGCGGCGGTACGGCGTCCTCGCCACGGGGCTCATCATGGGCATGCTGTGGGGCGCCTGGCATTACCCCATGTTCGCCGGGAGCGCAGACCCATCGGGAGCCGTACCCGCCGCCCTGGTAGTGGCCGTGTACCTTTTCGCGTGGCTTCCTCCGTACAGGGTGCTGATGGTGTGGGTCTACGACCATACCCGGAGCCTTCCCCTGGCGATGATGATGCATGCACCCCTCTCGGCGGCTGCCTTCGTCCTCTCCTTCATGGCGGCCTCCGGCACTGGATCAGGCCTCGCGCTCCTGGTCCCGCCCCTGGCCTGGGGCGCGGCATTCTGGGCGATCGCCGCCGTCGTGCTGTTGGTCAGGGCCGCCCGCCCACCGCGAAAAGGAACCCTCGCCGGGACTCCGCAGGCAATGCCTGACGGAAACAGTCCAATGTGA
- the tal gene encoding transaldolase produces MTTPTQQLSDAGVSIWLDDLSRGRLETGTLAKLIEEKNVVGVTTNPSIFHAAITSGTDYDATIAKQAAAGASVEDTIFEITTTDVADACDLFAPVAAATKGVDGRVSIEVDPRLAWDTAGTIAEAKHLYKRVNKDNVLIKIPATLEGLEAITATLAEGISVNVTLIFSLERYRAVINAFQSGLEQAKENGHDLSKIHSVASFFVSRVDSEIDKRLDALGTDEAKALKGKAGLANARLAYQVYEELFATERWALLAEAGALPQRPLWASTGVKDPAYPDTLYVTELVAPGVVNTMPEKTLDATFDHGVVTGDTVTGTYAEANATLDALEKLGISYNDVVAILESEGLDKFVASWKELLGDVEGALASARKAS; encoded by the coding sequence ATGACTACTCCCACCCAGCAGCTCTCCGACGCCGGCGTCTCCATCTGGCTCGATGACCTTTCCCGTGGACGCCTGGAAACCGGCACCCTGGCCAAGCTCATCGAAGAGAAGAACGTGGTTGGCGTAACCACCAACCCGTCGATCTTCCACGCCGCGATCACCTCCGGCACGGACTACGACGCCACCATCGCAAAGCAGGCGGCGGCCGGTGCCAGCGTCGAAGACACCATCTTCGAAATCACCACCACCGACGTCGCGGACGCCTGCGACCTGTTCGCACCGGTCGCCGCGGCCACCAAGGGCGTGGACGGCCGGGTGTCCATCGAAGTTGACCCGCGCCTGGCCTGGGACACCGCAGGCACCATCGCAGAAGCAAAGCACCTGTACAAGCGCGTTAACAAGGACAACGTCCTCATCAAGATCCCGGCCACGCTCGAGGGCCTTGAAGCGATCACCGCCACCCTGGCCGAAGGCATCAGCGTCAACGTGACCCTGATCTTCTCCCTGGAGCGCTACCGCGCAGTCATCAACGCCTTCCAGTCCGGACTGGAGCAGGCCAAGGAAAACGGCCACGACCTCTCCAAGATCCACTCGGTGGCTTCCTTCTTCGTCTCCCGCGTGGACTCTGAGATCGACAAGCGCCTCGACGCCCTGGGCACGGACGAAGCCAAGGCGCTCAAGGGCAAGGCCGGCCTGGCCAACGCCCGCCTGGCCTACCAGGTCTACGAGGAACTCTTCGCCACCGAGCGCTGGGCCCTGCTGGCCGAGGCAGGCGCACTCCCCCAGCGCCCCCTGTGGGCTTCCACCGGCGTCAAGGATCCGGCATACCCGGACACCCTCTACGTCACTGAACTCGTAGCCCCGGGCGTCGTCAACACCATGCCCGAGAAGACCCTGGACGCCACCTTCGACCACGGTGTGGTCACCGGCGACACCGTCACCGGCACCTACGCCGAAGCCAACGCCACGCTCGATGCCCTCGAAAAGCTCGGCATCTCCTACAACGACGTTGTCGCCATCCTCGAGTCCGAAGGCCTGGACAAGTTCGTGGCCAGCTGGAAGGAACTGCTCGGCGACGTCGAGGGCGCCCTCGCCTCTGCACGGAAGGCCTCCTAA
- a CDS encoding glucose-6-phosphate isomerase: MSTLSYEATGAAQQALEQHLPVLVEDRIATRIFAKDHTLWGPDAEAESAIRLGWVEAATVSQPLVKDILELRDALRAEGVTRIVLCGMGGSSLAPEVIAGTAGVELTVLDSTDPDQVRAALADRLAETAIVVSSKSGSTVETDSQRRVFEKAFNDAGVDAASRIIIVTDPGSPLDKASRDAGYRAVFNADPNVGGRFSALTAFGLVPSGLAGVDIQAFLDEAEDAAEILNEDAPENIGLALGTALGGTSPLRNKIVIAEDGSGIVGFADWAEQLIAESTGKLGTGVLPVVAGPNSPEVTSGADDVLVVRLVAADADVELRENEVAIAGGLATQMMVWEFATAVAGRLLGINPFDQPDVEAAKVAARGLLDAQPEPTPAAFVDGSIEVRGGEWLGSAATAEEAVRALLDTLQPDSYLSVQAYFDRLAFAQLEGVRDELAAVTGRPVTFGWGPRFLHSTGQFHKGGPAIGVFLQVTAASAEDVAIPERPFTFGALIAAQAAGDAQVLEGHGRPVLRLHLTNRAAGVAQLQDIIAALSARSASVTES; the protein is encoded by the coding sequence ATGAGCACACTCAGCTACGAAGCCACAGGTGCCGCACAGCAGGCACTCGAACAGCACCTTCCCGTCTTGGTCGAGGACCGGATCGCCACGCGGATCTTCGCGAAGGACCACACCCTGTGGGGCCCCGACGCCGAAGCAGAGTCGGCAATCCGCCTCGGTTGGGTTGAGGCGGCCACCGTCTCGCAGCCGCTGGTCAAGGACATCCTGGAACTCCGCGACGCCCTCCGGGCCGAGGGTGTTACCCGCATCGTGCTGTGCGGCATGGGCGGATCCTCGCTGGCTCCCGAGGTCATCGCCGGTACCGCCGGCGTCGAGCTGACTGTGCTGGACAGCACGGACCCCGACCAGGTCCGTGCTGCCCTGGCGGACCGGCTGGCGGAAACCGCCATTGTGGTTTCCTCGAAGTCCGGCTCCACCGTTGAGACCGACTCCCAGCGCAGGGTCTTCGAAAAGGCGTTCAACGACGCCGGCGTCGACGCCGCCAGCCGGATCATCATCGTCACGGACCCGGGGTCGCCGCTGGACAAGGCATCGCGCGACGCCGGGTACCGGGCCGTCTTCAACGCCGACCCCAACGTCGGCGGCCGCTTCTCCGCGCTGACCGCCTTCGGGCTGGTGCCTTCCGGCCTGGCCGGCGTTGACATCCAGGCATTCCTGGACGAGGCCGAGGACGCCGCGGAAATCCTGAACGAGGACGCACCGGAGAACATCGGGCTGGCGCTGGGCACCGCGCTCGGCGGGACCAGCCCGCTGCGCAACAAGATTGTCATCGCCGAGGACGGCTCCGGGATTGTGGGCTTCGCGGACTGGGCCGAGCAGCTCATCGCCGAATCCACCGGCAAGCTCGGCACCGGCGTCCTGCCGGTGGTCGCCGGCCCCAACTCACCCGAGGTGACCTCCGGCGCCGACGACGTCCTGGTGGTCCGGCTGGTAGCCGCCGATGCCGACGTCGAACTTCGGGAAAATGAAGTGGCCATCGCCGGTGGACTTGCCACCCAGATGATGGTGTGGGAGTTCGCCACTGCCGTGGCGGGCCGCCTGCTGGGCATCAACCCGTTCGACCAGCCTGACGTCGAGGCGGCCAAGGTAGCAGCGCGCGGCCTGCTGGACGCACAGCCTGAGCCCACGCCCGCAGCCTTCGTTGACGGATCCATCGAGGTCCGCGGCGGTGAATGGCTTGGCAGCGCCGCGACAGCTGAAGAGGCAGTCCGCGCACTGCTGGATACCCTCCAGCCGGACAGCTACCTTAGCGTCCAGGCCTACTTCGACCGCCTGGCGTTCGCGCAGCTCGAAGGCGTCCGCGACGAACTCGCAGCCGTCACCGGCCGGCCCGTAACCTTCGGCTGGGGACCGCGCTTCCTGCACTCCACCGGGCAGTTCCACAAGGGCGGACCGGCCATCGGCGTGTTCCTCCAGGTCACCGCTGCTTCGGCGGAAGACGTCGCCATCCCGGAGCGTCCCTTCACGTTCGGCGCCCTCATCGCTGCCCAGGCGGCGGGCGACGCCCAGGTCCTGGAAGGGCACGGCCGGCCCGTGCTCCGCCTGCACCTGACCAACCGCGCGGCCGGTGTGGCACAGTTGCAGGACATCATTGCTGCGCTGTCCGCCAGGTCAGCCTCCGTTACCGAAAGCTAA
- a CDS encoding bifunctional SulP family inorganic anion transporter/carbonic anhydrase: MAQAPDPSSIPTAVHSPPAPGRGGRKRRRLQFLGHLGADIPASLVVFLVALPLSLGIAAASGAPIMAGLIAAAVGGIVAGSLGGSPLQVSGPAAGLTVVVAGLVQEFGWQVTCAITAAAGVVQLLLGISRVGRAALAVSPVVVKAMLAGIGVTIILQQSHVMLGGQPAGSALENIVALPAAITSVELHAALLGLAVVVILLGWKHLPAAVRRIPGPLAAVAAGTALSIAFAPGVERISFEGSLVDAVALPQLPEGNWRAVAFAVISMALIASIESLLSAVAVDKMHSGPRTNLNRELVGQGAANIVAGSLGGLPVTGVIVRSATNVEAGAVTRASAVMHGIWVLAFSAIFAGVIQLIPLAVLAGLLVVIGARLIKIADIRTSLRTGDLLIYSVTLLCVVFLNLLEGVMVGLALAAASVLWRVLRAAVDAHTPVSPSDSWRVTVAGSCSFFALPRLNRVLHSVPGGKHVVVELNADYVDHAFREALIAWQKQYRAAGGTVRIEEHGNTLFQDAADRTPKRQDARELPLPPRTSWQSAVPGQEGAGEPARVHPGPLEPLLHGISKYHRRFADQVQPLVQDLAEGQNPDTLFIACVDSRVNPNLITSSGPGDLLTLRNIGNVVCHEGQDASIDSALSFAVKGLNVDSIVICGHSNCGAMKALVEDASGHGNPGLGAGFDAWLDHARPSYRHLADHPVALEAAAAGYSEVDQLAMVNVAVQLRKLECHPAVGPGLAAGSVQATGLFYDIATARVLLVEPTGIRFLDPAQAAARQAAARKLAQPARHSDPACAG; this comes from the coding sequence ATGGCACAGGCGCCCGATCCATCGTCCATCCCGACGGCAGTCCACAGTCCGCCCGCGCCAGGAAGGGGCGGGAGGAAACGCCGCCGCCTGCAGTTCCTGGGCCACCTGGGCGCCGATATCCCTGCATCACTCGTGGTGTTCCTCGTGGCGCTCCCGCTTTCGCTCGGGATCGCCGCGGCCTCCGGTGCTCCTATCATGGCGGGACTTATTGCCGCCGCCGTTGGCGGCATCGTCGCGGGAAGCCTGGGCGGGTCTCCGCTCCAGGTCAGCGGACCGGCGGCCGGCCTCACCGTCGTGGTGGCCGGGCTGGTCCAGGAGTTCGGCTGGCAGGTGACGTGCGCGATCACCGCGGCGGCCGGCGTCGTGCAGCTGTTGCTGGGAATCAGCCGCGTGGGGCGCGCCGCGCTGGCAGTCTCACCCGTGGTAGTCAAGGCGATGCTGGCAGGCATCGGCGTCACGATCATCCTTCAGCAGAGCCACGTAATGCTTGGTGGGCAGCCGGCGGGCTCGGCCCTCGAGAACATCGTGGCCCTGCCGGCAGCCATCACCAGTGTGGAACTGCACGCAGCCTTGCTGGGACTGGCCGTCGTCGTGATCCTGCTCGGCTGGAAGCACCTCCCGGCGGCGGTGCGCCGTATTCCCGGGCCGCTGGCCGCCGTCGCTGCCGGCACTGCCCTTTCCATCGCCTTCGCCCCCGGCGTCGAGCGCATTTCCTTCGAGGGGTCCCTTGTCGACGCCGTGGCGCTGCCGCAGCTGCCTGAAGGAAACTGGCGCGCCGTTGCCTTCGCCGTCATTTCCATGGCGCTGATCGCCAGCATTGAATCGTTGCTTTCCGCTGTCGCCGTGGACAAGATGCACAGCGGCCCGCGCACCAATCTGAACCGGGAGCTCGTGGGGCAGGGAGCGGCCAACATTGTTGCGGGGTCGCTGGGCGGGCTGCCCGTGACCGGCGTCATCGTCCGCAGTGCCACCAACGTGGAGGCGGGCGCCGTGACCCGCGCCTCCGCAGTCATGCACGGCATCTGGGTCCTCGCCTTCTCCGCCATCTTCGCCGGAGTCATCCAGCTCATCCCGCTGGCCGTCCTTGCGGGGCTCCTTGTGGTGATCGGTGCCCGCCTCATCAAAATTGCGGACATCAGGACCAGCCTCCGCACGGGTGACCTTTTGATCTACTCCGTGACCCTCCTCTGTGTCGTCTTCCTGAACCTGCTCGAGGGCGTCATGGTCGGCCTCGCGCTGGCTGCTGCCAGCGTGCTGTGGCGCGTGCTCCGGGCCGCAGTCGACGCACACACACCCGTCTCGCCGTCGGACTCCTGGCGCGTCACTGTGGCAGGGTCCTGCAGCTTCTTCGCCCTGCCGCGGCTCAACCGCGTGCTGCATTCCGTGCCGGGCGGGAAGCACGTTGTGGTGGAGCTGAACGCGGACTACGTTGACCACGCCTTCCGCGAAGCCCTGATCGCCTGGCAGAAGCAGTACCGGGCGGCCGGCGGAACGGTGCGCATTGAAGAACACGGCAACACGCTCTTCCAGGATGCAGCTGACCGCACGCCCAAGCGCCAGGATGCGCGCGAACTTCCGCTCCCGCCCAGGACGTCGTGGCAGTCTGCAGTGCCCGGCCAGGAAGGGGCCGGGGAGCCGGCCCGCGTGCACCCGGGACCGCTGGAACCGCTCCTCCACGGGATCAGCAAGTACCACCGCCGCTTCGCGGACCAGGTCCAGCCCCTGGTCCAGGATCTGGCGGAGGGCCAGAACCCGGACACCCTGTTCATTGCTTGCGTTGATTCCAGGGTCAACCCCAACCTGATCACCAGCAGCGGCCCGGGCGACCTGCTGACCCTGCGGAACATCGGGAATGTGGTGTGCCATGAGGGCCAGGACGCATCAATCGATTCCGCCCTGTCCTTCGCCGTGAAGGGCCTGAACGTGGACTCGATCGTGATCTGCGGGCACTCCAACTGTGGCGCCATGAAAGCACTGGTCGAGGACGCCAGCGGTCACGGAAACCCTGGACTGGGCGCAGGTTTCGACGCCTGGCTGGACCATGCCCGGCCCAGCTATCGGCACCTGGCGGACCATCCGGTGGCGCTGGAAGCTGCGGCCGCGGGCTACAGCGAGGTGGACCAGTTGGCCATGGTCAACGTTGCCGTCCAGCTGCGGAAGCTGGAATGCCATCCGGCGGTTGGCCCCGGACTCGCTGCCGGCAGCGTTCAGGCCACGGGGCTGTTCTACGACATTGCCACGGCCAGGGTGCTGTTGGTGGAGCCCACCGGCATCCGGTTCCTGGACCCTGCGCAGGCTGCCGCCCGCCAGGCCGCCGCGCGCAAGTTGGCCCAGCCCGCCCGCCACTCCGACCCGGCGTGCGCCGGGTGA
- a CDS encoding heme o synthase, producing MTATVSTTDTPLNASRAARPGIARKAKAYLALTKPRVIELLLVSTLPTMIYAERGFPSFGLILATLVGGAFAAGSAGSFNCYIDRDIDKLMHRTENRPLVTGEVSPREALVFSWLLGAAAIAILWFGANPLSAWLGLGAIFFYVVIYTIILKRRTAQNIVWGGAAGCFPVLIAWAAVTNSVEWPAVILFMVIFLWTPPHYWPLSMRYGEDYRNAKVPMLGAIAGAKVVSVQVVLYAWAMVACSLLMVPAGGAGWVYTATAVLAGAWFLYESHALHSRAQREDISDKRAMKVFHGSISYLTLLFIALAVDPFIGPAVMAG from the coding sequence GTGACTGCCACCGTGAGCACAACAGATACGCCGCTGAACGCATCCCGGGCCGCACGCCCCGGGATCGCCCGTAAGGCAAAGGCGTATCTCGCCCTCACCAAGCCCCGCGTCATCGAACTGCTCCTGGTGAGCACACTGCCCACCATGATCTATGCCGAACGCGGCTTCCCGTCCTTTGGGCTCATCCTTGCCACGCTGGTTGGCGGGGCCTTCGCTGCCGGCAGTGCCGGTTCGTTCAACTGCTACATCGACCGCGACATCGACAAGCTGATGCACCGGACGGAGAACCGCCCCCTGGTCACCGGCGAAGTCAGCCCCCGTGAGGCGTTGGTCTTCTCCTGGCTCCTGGGTGCTGCTGCCATTGCCATCCTCTGGTTCGGCGCCAACCCGCTGTCCGCGTGGCTTGGGCTGGGGGCGATTTTCTTCTACGTGGTGATCTACACGATCATCCTGAAGCGGCGCACCGCCCAGAATATTGTGTGGGGCGGCGCTGCGGGGTGCTTCCCGGTGCTCATTGCCTGGGCGGCCGTCACCAACTCGGTGGAGTGGCCCGCCGTCATCCTCTTTATGGTGATCTTCCTGTGGACGCCGCCGCATTACTGGCCGCTGTCCATGCGCTACGGCGAGGACTACCGCAACGCCAAGGTTCCCATGCTCGGCGCCATCGCCGGTGCCAAGGTGGTTTCCGTGCAGGTTGTCCTCTACGCCTGGGCGATGGTGGCCTGCTCGCTCCTGATGGTTCCCGCGGGCGGTGCCGGCTGGGTCTACACTGCCACCGCCGTCCTGGCTGGAGCCTGGTTCCTTTATGAGTCCCACGCCCTGCACAGCCGGGCACAGCGCGAGGACATCTCCGACAAACGGGCCATGAAGGTCTTCCACGGCTCCATCAGCTACCTCACGCTGCTCTTCATCGCCCTGGCCGTCGACCCGTTCATCGGGCCCGCCGTCATGGCGGGCTGA
- the tkt gene encoding transketolase, with the protein MEEQELSWTSLDQRAVDTIRVLAADAVEKVGNGHPGTAMSLAPAAYLLFQKLMRHDPRNPDWLGRDRFVLSPGHTSLTLYIQLFLSGYGLELKDLEALRTWGSLTPGHPEYKHTAGVEITTGPLGQGLASSVGFAYSQRRQRGLFDADAAPGTSPFDHTIWVIASDGDLQEGVTAEASSLAGHQELGNLVVVYDENHISIEDDTDIAFTEDVLKRYEAYGWHVQRVDWTKTGEYKEDVQELYSALLAAKAETSKPSIVSLRTIIGYPAPKKQNTGKIHGSALGAEEVAALKEVLGFDPAKSFDVDQDVLAHARAVVDRGAAARKEWEESFNAWQAANPEGAALLQRIEAKELPEDLDSALPVFPAGKDVSTRAASGKVLNALGPVLPELWGGSADLAESNNTTIEGSPSFVPASKQTDAWSGNPYGRVLHFGIREHAAASIVNGISLHGRTRAFSGTFLIFSDYQRPAIRLGALMGVPSLYVWTHDSIGLGEDGPTHQPVEQLASLRAIVGLDVVRPGDANEVAVAWKTMLENHSNPAGIVLTRQNIPTWERGEGEADGDTFGSVAGVAKGGYVLAEAAKDGATVPADVILIATGSEVQLAVQAREALQAEGIAARVVSMPCVEWFNKQDAAYRESVLPAAVKARVSVEAGLALGWKEFVGDAGRSISLEHYGASADYKRLFQEFGITAAAVAAAAKDSLASLQA; encoded by the coding sequence TTGGAAGAGCAAGAACTGTCCTGGACCAGCCTGGACCAGCGTGCGGTGGACACCATCCGCGTGCTGGCCGCGGATGCGGTGGAGAAGGTGGGCAACGGCCACCCCGGAACGGCCATGAGCCTGGCGCCGGCCGCGTACCTTCTTTTCCAGAAGCTGATGCGCCACGATCCCCGCAACCCTGACTGGCTGGGGCGCGACCGCTTCGTCCTGTCCCCCGGCCACACTTCGCTCACTCTCTACATCCAGCTGTTCCTTTCCGGCTACGGCCTGGAACTGAAGGACCTCGAGGCACTGCGCACCTGGGGCTCACTCACCCCCGGCCACCCCGAGTACAAGCACACCGCCGGCGTCGAGATCACCACCGGCCCGCTGGGCCAGGGCCTGGCGTCCTCCGTTGGGTTCGCCTACTCCCAGCGCCGCCAGCGCGGCCTGTTCGACGCCGACGCCGCACCGGGCACCAGCCCGTTCGACCACACCATCTGGGTTATCGCGTCCGACGGCGACCTCCAGGAAGGCGTCACGGCAGAGGCTTCCTCGCTGGCCGGCCACCAGGAGCTCGGCAACCTTGTTGTTGTCTACGACGAGAACCACATCTCGATCGAGGACGACACCGATATCGCCTTCACCGAGGATGTCCTGAAGCGCTACGAGGCCTACGGCTGGCATGTCCAGCGCGTGGACTGGACCAAGACCGGCGAGTACAAGGAGGACGTGCAGGAGCTCTACTCCGCACTCCTCGCCGCCAAGGCCGAGACGTCCAAGCCCTCCATCGTCTCCCTCCGCACCATCATCGGCTACCCCGCCCCCAAGAAGCAGAACACCGGCAAGATCCACGGTTCCGCACTCGGTGCGGAGGAAGTCGCAGCGCTGAAGGAGGTCCTGGGCTTCGATCCCGCCAAGTCCTTCGACGTGGACCAGGACGTCCTCGCCCACGCCCGCGCCGTCGTCGACCGCGGTGCCGCTGCCCGCAAGGAGTGGGAAGAGTCCTTCAACGCCTGGCAGGCCGCCAACCCCGAGGGCGCGGCACTTCTGCAGCGCATCGAGGCCAAGGAACTTCCCGAGGACCTGGACTCGGCCCTCCCGGTGTTCCCCGCCGGCAAGGACGTCTCCACCCGCGCCGCCTCCGGCAAGGTCCTGAACGCCCTGGGCCCGGTCCTGCCGGAACTGTGGGGCGGTTCGGCCGACCTCGCGGAGTCGAACAACACCACCATCGAGGGCTCGCCGTCGTTCGTTCCCGCCTCCAAGCAGACTGACGCCTGGTCCGGCAACCCGTACGGCCGCGTCCTGCACTTCGGCATCCGCGAGCACGCCGCAGCGTCGATCGTGAACGGCATCAGCCTGCACGGCCGCACCCGGGCATTCTCCGGCACGTTCCTGATCTTCAGCGACTACCAGCGCCCGGCCATCCGCCTCGGCGCGCTGATGGGCGTCCCCTCCCTGTACGTCTGGACGCACGACTCCATCGGACTGGGCGAAGACGGCCCCACGCACCAGCCGGTGGAACAGCTCGCCTCGCTGCGCGCCATCGTGGGCCTGGACGTGGTCCGCCCCGGCGACGCCAATGAAGTTGCCGTGGCCTGGAAGACCATGCTGGAGAACCACAGCAACCCGGCCGGCATCGTGCTGACCCGCCAGAACATCCCCACCTGGGAGCGCGGCGAAGGCGAGGCCGACGGCGATACCTTCGGTTCCGTCGCGGGCGTCGCCAAGGGCGGGTACGTCCTTGCCGAGGCCGCCAAGGACGGCGCCACCGTCCCGGCCGACGTCATCCTCATCGCCACCGGTTCGGAGGTCCAGCTGGCCGTGCAGGCCCGCGAAGCCCTGCAGGCCGAAGGCATCGCCGCGCGCGTCGTGTCCATGCCCTGTGTTGAATGGTTCAACAAGCAGGACGCCGCCTACCGCGAATCCGTCCTGCCCGCCGCCGTCAAGGCACGCGTGTCCGTTGAGGCAGGACTGGCCCTTGGCTGGAAGGAATTCGTCGGCGACGCCGGCCGTTCCATCAGCCTTGAGCACTACGGCGCTTCCGCAGACTACAAGCGCCTCTTCCAGGAGTTCGGCATCACCGCAGCAGCAGTTGCCGCGGCCGCCAAGGACTCCCTCGCCAGCCTCCAGGCATAA